A stretch of the Solanum dulcamara chromosome 6, daSolDulc1.2, whole genome shotgun sequence genome encodes the following:
- the LOC129891707 gene encoding scarecrow-like protein 21, protein MRPSQNPEDINEFNRFYNQPIEYQDSFFLPSINNLNNNQSFYADVSALKPDQHCYVESSTGNSSELVSHSPPIVNFNPMMHQGSDSCRSDMYHSPDDTFQSSGNSSCYTSDVTDLKLKLRELETAMLGPDSESLESYNTISVAAANQVSPESDKLVGMMEMMPSGDLKEVLIACAKAIAENNLITAKWLMSELRTVVSVCGSPIQRLGAYMLEGLVARLASSGSSIYKALRCKEPTSVELFSYMHLLYEICPYFKFGYLSANGAIVDAMKDENSIHIIDFQIAQGSQWITLIHALAARPGGPPRIRITGIDDSTSAYARGGGIEIVGRRLSSIAASCNVPFEFHPIAASCPDVEIEHLKVRPGEPLAVNFALVLHHMPDESVGTQNHRDRLLRMVKSLSPKIVTLVEQESNTNTAQFFPRFLETLNYYLSVFESIDVALPRDHKERINVEQHCLAREIVNILACEGAERVERHELLERWRSRFSMAGFKPYPLSSSVNATIKTLLENYYQSYTLEERNGVLYLGWMNRDLVASCAWK, encoded by the coding sequence ATGAGGCCTTCTCAAAACCCTGAGGATATCAACGAGTTTAACAGATTCTATAACCAACCCATAGAGTATCAAGATTCCTTTTTCCTCCCTTCCATTAACAATCTGAACAACAACCAATCGTTCTATGCTGATGTCTCTGCCTTAAAACCTGACCAACACTGCTATGTTGAATCATCCACGGGAAATTCTAGTGAACTTGTTTCCCATTCACCTCCTATTGTTAATTTCAATCCCATGATGCACCAAGGTTCAGATTCATGTCGTTCAGATATGTATCATTCTCCTGATGATACATTTCAATCGTCGGGTAACAGTTCGTGCTACACTAGTGATGTTACTGACCTGAAGCTCAAGTTAAGGGAACTTGAAACTGCAATGCTGGGGCCAGATTCAGAAAGCTTGGAATCATATAATACTATTTCCGTAGCTGCAGCCAATCAAGTTTCACCGGAGTCAGATAAATTGGTTGGAATGATGGAGATGATGCCTAGCGGAGACTTGAAAGAAGTGCTAATTGCTTGTGCTAAAGCAATAGCGGAGAATAATTTGATTACAGCTAAATGGTTAATGTCAGAACTACGCACAGTGGTATCCGTTTGTGGGTCTCCAATACAACGTTTAGGAGCCTATATGCTGGAAGGTTTAGTTGCCAGATTGGCCTCCTCGGGAAGCTCCATCTACAAGGCCTTAAGATGCAAAGAGCCTACTAGTGTTGAGCTATTCTCGTACATGCACTTGCTTTACGAAATCTGTCCATACTTCAAGTTTGGATATTTGTCAGCAAATGGTGCAATTGTTGATGCCATGAAAGATGagaactcaattcatataaTTGATTTCCAGATTGCTCAGGGTAGCCAGTGGATCACCTTAATCCATGCTCTCGCAGCCCGGCCTGGTGGACCCCCAAGAATCCGCATCACAGGGATTGATGACTCCACGTCAGCTTACGCCAGAGGAGGAGGGATTGAAATCGTAGGTCGAAGGTTGTCAAGCATTGCTGCATCTTGCAATGTACCTTTCGAATTTCATCCCATAGCTGCTTCTTGTCCTGATGTTGAGATTGAGCATCTTAAGGTTCGTCCCGGGGAACCATTGGCTGTGAACTTCGCGCTCGTCTTGCACCATATGCCTGATGAGAGCGTTGGAACTCAAAATCACAGAGACAGACTTCTAAGGATGGTTAAAAGCTTATCTCCCAAGATTGTTACCTTAGTAGAACAAGAGTCCAACACTAATACAGCCCAATTCTTCCCCAGGTTTTTGGAGACACTGAACTACTACCTATCTGTATTCGAATCAATAGACGTGGCTCTACCTAGGGACCATAAGGAACGAATTAACGTTGAGCAACATTGCTTGGCCCGTGAAATTGTGAACATATTAGCATGTGAAGGGGCAGAGAGAGTGGAGCGTCATGAGCTTCTTGAAAGGTGGAGGTCAAGATTTTCTATGGCGGGGTTTAAACCATATCCGTTAAGCTCCTCAGTGAATGCTACTATCAAGACTCTACTGGAGAATTACTATCAGAGCTATACGCTTGAAGAGAGAAATGGTGTTCTTTATCTTGGCTGGATGAATCGAGATTTAGTTGCTTCTTGTGCGTGGAAATAg